The window ACGTGCCCGCCGCCGCCGCGGTGATGGGCAGCAAGTCCGACGCCGTCTACACCCCGAACCCGGACAACGCCGCCGCCTACGACGTGCTGTTCGCCGAGTACACCGCCCTGCACGACCACTTCGGCCGCGGCGGATCGTCGGTGATGCGCCGGCTCAAGGCCATCAAGCGGGACGCCGTGAGCCGCCGCCGGGCGGCCGGCGCCGGGGTCGCCGGCCCTCAGGTCGACGCCGCCCCGCCCGCCGACACCGAACAGGAAGCCTTCCAGTGAGCCCGCTGAGCATCGCCGCCGAGATCACCCGCCTGCGGCGCGAGGTCAGCGACCTGCACGCCGAACTCACCCGCTACGACCTGGTCGTCTGGACCGCCGGCAACGTCTCCGCCCGGGTCCCGGGCGCCGACCTGCTGGTGGTCAAGCCGTCCGGGGTCGACTACAACGACCTGACGCCGGAGAACATGGTCGTCACCGACTTCGACGGCACCGTCGTCGAGGGCGACCACGCGCCGTCCTCCGACGCCGCCGCCGCCGGCTACGTCTACCGGCACATGGACCGGGTCGGTGGCGTCGTCCACACTCACTCCACGTTCGCCACCTCGTTCGCCGCCCGCCGCGAGCCCATCCCGTGCGTGCTGACGATGATGGCCGACGAGTTCGGCGGTGAGATCCCGGTCGGCCCGTTCGCCCTCATCGGCGACGACTCCATCGGCCGCGGCATCGTGGAGACGTTGCGGCACAGCCGTTCCAAGGCCGTCCTGATGGCCAACCACGGCCCGTTCACCGTCGGCGGGACCGCCCGCGCCGCGGTCAAGGCGGCCGCGATGTGCGAGGAGGTCGCCCGCACCGTGCACATGGCCCGCCAGGGTGGCGCCGTCCATCCGATCGACCAGACCGACATCGACGCGCTGTACGACCGCTACCAGAACGCGTACGGACAGCACTGACCCGACGGCACGACCCCCGACCGCGACCCGGACCTCCCGGCGGCCGCGTCACCCTCTGAGCAGATCCCCGTCTGCACCACCCCTCACAGCAAGGACGACGACGTTGACAGCATCACGAGCGCAGGTGTGGTTCCTCACCGGCAGCCAGGGCCTCTACGGCCCGGAGACCCTCGACCAGGTCGCCGCCCAGTCCCGCGAGATCGCCGAGACCCTCGACGCCGCCAAGGAGATCGACGCCGACGTGGTCTGGCGTCCGGTGCTCACCACCGCCGACGCGATCCGCCGCACGATGCTCGAGGCGAACTCCGGCGACGACTGTGTCGGTGTCGTCGCCTGGATGCACACGTTCTCGCCGGCGAAGATGTGGATCGCCGGGATCGACGCGCTGCGCAAGCCGCTGCTGCACCTGCACACGCAGGCGGGGGAGTCGCTGCCGTGGGCCGAGATCGACATGGACTTCATGAATCTCAACCAGGCCGCGCACGGTGACCGCGAGTTCGGGTACATCCAGACCCGGCTCGGAGCGGCCCGCAAGACCGTGGCCGGGTACGCCGCCCATCCCGAGGTCCAGGCGTCGGTCGGCTCCTGGGTCCGCGCCGCCAAGGGGGCCGCGAAGATCCGCAGCCTGAAGCTCGCCCGCTTCGGCGACAACATGCGCGACGTGGCCGTCACCGAGGGCGACAAGGTCGAGGCGCAGCGCCGGTTCGGCGTCTCGGTGAACACCTACGGTGTCAACGACCTCGTCGAGATCGTCGACGCCGTCGGCGACGCCGAGGTGGACACCCTCGCGGCGACCTACGACGAGCAGTACGACGTGATGGCGTCGCTGCGGCCCGGCGGCGAGCAGCGGGAGTCGCTGCGGTACGCGGCACGCATCGAGCTCGGCATGCGGCAGTTCCTCACCGCCGGCGGCTTCGGCGCCTTCACCACCAACTTCGAGGACCTGGGTGGGCTCCGGCAGCTCCCGGGCATCGCCGTCCAGCGGCTGATGGCCGACGGCTACGGCTTCGGCGGCGAGGGTGACTGGAAGACCTCCGTCATGCTGGCCACCATCAAGGCCATGGGCGAGGGCCGCTCCGGCGGGACGTCGTTCATGGAGGACTACACCTATCACCTGGTCCCCGGCGAGGAGAAGATCCTCGGCGCCCACATGCTCGAGGTCTGTCCCACCATCACCAGCTCCCGGCCCAAGGCCGAGATCCACCCGCTGGGCATCGGCGGCCGCCAGGATCCGGTCCGGTTGGTCTTCGACGCCGACCCGGGCGCCGCGGTCATCGTCGGCATCGCCGACATGGGGGAGCGGTTCCGCCTCGTGCTCAACGCCGTGGACGTGGTCGCCCCGACCGAGCCGCTGCCGAAACTGCCGGTGGCGCGGGCGGTCTGGGAGCCGCAGCCGGACTTCCGGACCTCCACCCAGGCGTGGCTCACGGCCGGTGGCCCGCACCACACGGTGCTGTCCACCGCGGTCGGCGTCGAGGAGATCGACGACTTCGCCGAGATGATGCGCACCGAGCTGCTGGTCATCGACAACGACACGACCATGCGCGGTTTCACCAAGGAGATCCGCTGGAACCAGGCGTACCACCGACTGGCCCAGGGCTTCTGAGATGACCGACCGTCCCGACGAATGGCGGCTGCACAGCGGCGGCTACGCCGCCGCGGTCACCGCCGTCGGCGCCACCCTGCGGTCGCTGACGCTGGACGGGCGGGACCTGGTGGTCCCGTTCCCGGCCGGCGCGGTGCGCCCGCTCTACCGCGGCGCCCATCCGGTGCCGTGGCCGAACCGGATCGCCGACGGCCGGTACACCTTCCGCGGCGTCACCCACCAGGCGGCGCTCAACGAGGTGGACCGCGGTCATGCGCTGCACGGCCTGGCGCACTGGGTGCGGTGGGAGGCGACCGATGTCGCCGCCGACCGGCTGGTGCTGGTGCACGACCTGGTCGCCCAGGACGGCTACCCGTTCCCGTTGCGGCTGCAGATCACCTTGGTGCTCGACGGCGACGGGCTGCACACCACGCTGGAGGCGAACAACACCGGCACCGGAGAGGCTCCCTACGGCTGCTGCCCGCATCCGTACCTGGTCGCCGGCGCCGGTCCGCTGGACAGCTGGGAGCTCACCGCGCCGGTGGCCCGCCGCCTCGAGGTGGACGAGCGGCTCGTCCCCACCGGACTCGTCGCCGTGGACTCCGTGGACAACGACTTCCGCACGCCCGACGTCATCGGCGGCCGCGAGATCGACCACTGCTTCACCGATGTCACCTTCGACGACGGTGTCGCCGTGGTCCGGGTGGTCGACCCGGCCGCCGGGACGGGCGTCGAGCTGAGCTGGGGTGCCTGGGCGCCCTGGCTGCAGATCCACACCGGCGACCGCCCGGAGCCGGAGCACGACCGGGCCGGCCTGGCCGTCGAGCCGATGAACTGTCCGCCGGACGCGTTCAACCTGCCCGACGCCGAGGTGCCGGTGCTCGCCGCCGGCGCCACCCACACCGCGAGCTGGTCGATCCGGGGGATCTGACCGCTCGTCGGACGCCGCCCACCCGGCGTCCCGCAGACCGTCGCCGGCGGGAGTTGACGGGGCTCCTGCCGGCGGCGCCTTCCCTGGCGCCCACCGGGCCGTTCGCCGGGCCGCGTGGCCGCGGCCGCGTTGCCGGGGCCGGTTCGCCGGGTCGGTTCGCCGCCCCCGGCGACACCGGGCAAGCTGGGTGCCGACCCCGACGGCGGACGGCCCTCGGGAACGATCCCGAAGGCGGCACCCATGAACCCGACCGAGCCGGACACCACCGCACTGACCGACCTGGTGAGCCGGCTGGACCTGGCGTCGAAGGTCCGGCTGCTCACCGGGGCGACCGCGTTCACCCTGCCGCCCGAACCCCGGATCGGCCTCGGCGAGCTGCGGCTGTCCGACGGCCCGACCGGTGTCCGTGGCCTGAAGTTCGCCGGCGGCCGGGTCGTGTCGCTGTTCCCCAACGCCACCCTGCTCGCGTCCGCCTGGGACGTCGACGGCGCCTACGAGGTCGGCCGGCTGCTCGCCGAGGAGGCCCTCGTCCAGCAGATCCACGTCGTCCTCGGCCCCACCATCAACCTGCACCGCTCGCTGCTCGGCGGCCGGCTCTTCGAGGCCTACTCCGAGGACCCGCTGCTCACCGGGCATCTCGCCGCGGCCTACGTCCGCGGCATGCAGGACGCCGGCGTCGCGGCGTGCCTGAAGCACCTGGTCGCCAACGAGTCCGAGACCGAGCGCAACACCGTGAACAGCGTCGTCGACGAGGCGACGCTGCGGGAGCTCTACCTGCTGCCGTTCGAGATCGCCGCCACCGACGCCCACGCCTGGACGATGATGGCCGGCTACAACGACGTCAACGGGGTCGCGGCGACCGAGCAGGTCCACGTCAACAGCGGGATCGTCAAGGGCGAGTGGGCCTGGGACGGCCTGCTGATGTCGGACTGGACGGCGACGAAGACCACCGCCGCGTCGGCCAACGGCGGCCAGGACCTGGTGATGCCGGGACCGGTCGGTCCGTGGGGCGACGCGCTCGTCGCCGCCGTGCAGGCCGGTGAGGTCGCCGAGACGACCGTCGACGACCACGTCGTCCGGCTCCTCCGGTTGGCCGGCCGGGTCGGCGCGCTCGGTGACCTGCGGGAGTACCCGACCGATCTGCCCGCGCCCGATTCGGCCGTCCGCCGGCGACAGCTGCGCGACCTGGCGACCGCCGGCATGACGGTGCTGACCAACGAGGGCGTGCTCCCGCTGGCCGGATCGGGTGGCGTCGCCGTGATCGGCCGGCACGCCGTCGAGACCGCCGGGATGGGCGGCGGCTCCGCGCAGGTCAACGCGCCGTACCAGGTGAGCGTGGCCGACGGGTTGACCGCGCTGCTCGGGGACCGGGTCACCGTGGTCGACGGCGTCGAGGTCCGCACCAAGGCCGTCGCCGCGCTGCCGGCGATGGTCACCGACCCGGAGAGCGGCCTGCCCGGGGTGGGGTTCACGCTGTACGACGCCGCCGGCACGGTGCTGGAACGGCGTTCCAGCCCGACGGCGACCACCGTCGTGGGCTTCGACGACGACTTCGAGGGCACCGTGGCCCGGATCCGGCTGCAGGCCCGCCTCACGTCCGACGGGCCGCTGGACATCGGCACCATCGGCGTCGGCGACTGGCGACTCCGGGTGGACGGCCGGACGTCGGACTGGACACTGGCGGTGGCGAACCCGGGACCCGGGGCGGAACTGCTCGACCCGCCCTCGCGGGCGACCCCGGTCGCGGTTCCGGCCGGGACCGAGGTGGAGGCCGTCCTCGAGGTTCCGGCGCTCGCCCCGGGGAGCCCGGCGCTGGCCGGCCTCATCGTGCGCCGGTCCGCCCGCGAGGTGGACACCGTGCTCGCGGAGGCCGCTGCGGCCGCGGCCGCCGCCGACGTCGCCGTGGTGGTCGTCGGTCTCACCGCCGAGCAGGAGACCGAGGCCGTCGACAAGTCCACCCTGGCCCTGCCCGGCCGCCAGGACGACCTGGTGCGGGCCGTCGCCGCGGCCGCGGCAAAGACCGTCGTGGTGATCAACGCGGCCACCCCGGTGCTGATGCCGTGGCTCGACGAGGTCGACGCGGTGCTGGTGGTGGGGCTGCCCGGCCAGGAGGCGGGCCACGCGGTGGCGGCGGTGCTGACCGGGGCCGCCGAGCCGAGCGGCCGGCTGGTCACGACCTGGCCGGTCGCCGACGGGGCCACCCCGGCCTGGAACGTCACCCCGGTCGACGGCGCCGTCGTCTACGACGAGGGCACGTTCATCGGCTACCGCGGACATCACGCCGGCCGCGCGCCGGCGCCCGCGTTCTGGTTCGGCCACGGGCTGGGCTACACCAGCTGGGACTACAGCGACGTCACCGCCCACGGTGACCCAGCGGTGTCGACCACGGTGTCGGTGACGGTGCACAACACCGGCGACCGGGACGGCCGTGAGGTGGTGCAGCTGTACTTCGCACCCGCGGACCCGGCGCAGCCCGTCCGGCTGGTGGGCTGGACGCCGGTGACGGTGGCGGCCGGCGGGTCGGCGACGGTGACCGTCACCGGTGACCCGCGGATGTGGCGGCGCTGGGAGGGCGGCCCCGACGGCTCGTGGGCCACCCTGCCGTCCGCCGGTGAGCTGCTCCTGGCCCGCGGGCTGGGCGACATCCGTGAGCGGATCACGGTGGGCTGAGCCGGGTGTGACCGCGGTGTCCTCAGGGGGCGAGACCGTCAGTCGTAGAGCTGCGACTTGTCGAACCTGGGCTTCCGCGGCTTGCCCGTCCCGACCGTCCCGGGAGCGGCGGGCGCCCGGCCGGGCGGGCCGGCCGCCGACCCCGGGACCGCCGCGACGTCGGCGGCGTCCGCCGGGTCGGCGGTGGGGTCGGTCGGCGGACCGGGGGAGGCCGCTCCGGTGGTCTCGGGGTCGTCGCCGGGCGGGTCCGTGACCTCGCGGTAGGCGAAGAAGCCGGCGGCGAGCAGCGCCACCGCACCGAACACCGCCCACTGCAGGGCGTAGGACAGGAACGGCCCGCCGTCGCGGTCGGGGACGCCGATCTCGTTCAGCACGCCGGGGGTGCCGTCGACGAGCTGCACGAAGCCCAACCGGGCGCCCGGCTCGTCACCGAGCAGCACCGCCGAGTCGATGCCGTAGACGTCGATGCGTCCGTCGACCTCCTGGCGGGGGCGGTTCGACGGATCGGGCTGGTCGGCGCTGACCCGGCCCGTGACGGTGATCTCACCGGACGGCACCGGGGCGGGCAGGTCGCCGGCCTTGAGGTCGTCGTTGGAGACGTAGCCGCGGTCGATCAGCACGCGGGTGCCGTCGGTGAGCTTGAACGGCAGCACCACCTCCGAGGCGCTCGAGCCGTTCTGCTGGCGGAGGCGGACGTACACCTGCTCGTCGGGGACGAACGACCCGGTCGCGGTGACCAACCGGAACTCGCTGCTCGCCGGCGGCTCCGCCCCGCTGACGAGCAGGTCCTGGACCGGCGCCGGCGGGGCCGCCAGCGCGGTCTCGATCTGGTCGTTGAGCGCCTCGCGCTCCTGGTGGCGGTGGTACTGCCACGGGGCGAGCACGAACCAGCACGCGCCCGCGAACACCGTCGCGAGGGCGACGACGGCGAGCCAGCCCGGCGTCAGGATGGCCCTGATCCCGGCGCGGCGGGGTGCCGGCGCCGGTGGGGTGGGGCGGGCGGTGAGGGTCATCCGAGCCGCCGGCGGATCTCGGCGACGATGCCCGGTACCGCGGCCCGCACCATGGTCATTACCTGCACGTACTCCTCGTGAGGGCCGCCGTACGGATCGGGGATCTCGTCGGAGTCGGCGTCCGGGTCGAAACTGCGGAACAGCACGATCCGGCTCGACCCCACCGCCGCCGCCGGCGCCCGGCGACCGCGCCCGGCCGGTCCGTCCAGACTGGTCAGAGCGGCCAGATGGGTGCGGTCGGCCGCCAGCAGCAGGTCCACGGTGGGCATCTCGTCCCGGGTGATCTGGTGGGCGATGTGGTCGGTGTCGAAGCCGGCGTCGGCGAGGACCCGCCGGGTGTTGGCGTGGGCCGGGCCGCCCGCGTGCCACGGCCCCGTACCGGCGCTCGTCACCCGGACCCGGTCCGCCAGACCGGCCTCCTCGACGGCGTGCCGCAGGATGACGGCCGCCATCGGCGACCGGCAGATGTTGCCGGTGCACACCACGCTGACGTGGAACCGGTCGTCGGTCTCGTCACGTCTGGACTGTCGCACCCCTCCATTGTGGCCGACCCCGGCACCGGCGGATCGTCGCCGCGACCGCGGGGCCACTGCCAGACTGGTCGGATGCCCGATCCCCGCACCGTGACCCTGGCCGAGGTGCGCGCCACCCTCGACGCCGCCTACCCGCCCGCCCTGGCCGAGGACTGGGACACCGGCATCGGGTTGACCTGCGGCGACCCCGCCCAGCCGGTCGGCACCGTCCTGCTGGCCGTCGACGTGGATCCGGTCACCGTCGACGAGGCCGTCGAGGTCGGGGCCGACCTGCTGCTCACCCACCACCCGCTGCTGTTCCGCCCGGTGCAGTCCGTGGCCGCCGACACGGCCAAGGGCCGCCTGATCCACCGGCTGATCCGGGGCGGGGTGGCGCACCTGGCCGCGCACACCAACGCCGACCGGGCCGCGGGCGGCGTCAACGACGCCCTGGCGGCCGCTCTCGGTCTCACCGACACCCGCCCGGTCGCGCCCGCGGACGCCGACCCCGCCCTGGGGCTCGGCCGGATCGGCACCCTGGCCGCGCCGACGACGGCCCGGGCCTTCGCCGCCGCGATTGCGGCGGCCCTGCCGGCCACGGTCACCGGCGCGCGCCTGGCGGGTGACCCCGACCGGCGGATCCGGCGGGTGGCGGTCTGCGGCGGCTCCGGCGGGTCGCTGCTGTCCACCGTCTCCGGCGCCGGTGTCGACGCCTTCGTCACCTCCGACCTCGGGCACCACGTCGCCCAGGAGTACGTCTCCGGCGGTGACGACCGGCCGGTGCTCGTCGACGTCGCCCACTGGGCCGGCGAATGGCCGTGGCTGCCGGTCGCCGCGGCGCTGCTCGAGCGCGAACTCGGCGTCCGCGCGGTGGTCTCGGAGCGGCGCACCGACCCCTGGACCGCGCGGGCCTGACCGCCGGGGTGACGCGTCCGCGGCGGCCACGCGATAGGTTGACCCGCACAACTCGAGAAGATCTCCGCAAGAAGGTGGACAGGTGCCGCTCAAGCTCGATCCGTTCGTCCAACGCACGCTGCTCGACCTGGCGGCGACCGACCGGGTGATCAGCTCCGCCGAGCACCGCCGGTCGCACCTGCCCGCGCTCGCGGTGATCGCCGACGGCGAGGCCCGGGCGACCGTGGTCCGGCGGGCCGTCGTCGCCGCCGAGACCGAGGTCTCGGACCTGCAACGCGCGACCAACAAGCTCGACACCGAGGTGGAGCAGGTGCGGGCCCGGGCCCGCCGCGACGCCGACCGGCTGGCCTCGGGTTCGGCCAGCCCCAAGGAGCTGGAGAACCTGCAGCACGAGATCGAGTCCCTGAAGCGCCGTCAGGCCACCCTCGAGGACGCCGAGTTGGAGCTGATGGAGCAGCGGGAGGCCGCCGAGGGTGTGCTCGCCGCCGCCCGCCGCGACCTCGCCGCCATCGACGCCGAGACCGCCGAGGCGGTCGCCACCCGCGACGCGGCCTTCGCCGAGATCGACGCCGTGCTGGCCACCGAGCGCGAGAAGCGGGCCGCTCTGGTACCGCGCTTCCCCGACGACGTGCTCGCGCTGTACACCCGGGTCAAGGACCAGGGCAGGGTGGCGGCCGGCGAGCTCCTCGGCGGCCGCTGCGGTGCCTGCCGGATGGAGATCGACCGGACCGCGTTGGGCGAGCTGAAGGCGGCGCCGGTCGACGCCGTCGTCCGGTGCCCGGAGTGCGGCGCCATCCTCGTCCGCGCCTGACCGCGGCGTCCGCGGGTGAACCGACGATCGCGGGACCGGGCCGCCGGTGTCACGTCCGTGCTGATCGTGCGGCACGGTGAGACGACGTGGGGCGCCGCCGGGCGGTACGCCGGGCAGGTCGACGTCCCGCTGACCGACCTGGGGCGGCGGCAGTCCCGCCAGGTGGCCCGCCGGCTGGCCCCGCTGGCCGCGGACGTGGTCCTCACCTCACCGTTGGACCGCTGCCGGGCCACCGCCGAGGCGATCGCGGCGTCGGCGTCGGCACGGCGGGGCCCGCGGTGCGAGGTGCGCGTCGACGAGCGGTTGACCGACCAGTCGCTGGGCGAGTGGACGGGACGGTCGGAGACCGAGATCGCCGGCCGCTGGCCCGCGGACTTCCGCCGGTGGCGCGACGACGTGCACGCCGCGCCGCCGGCGGGGGAGTCGTTGGCCGACCTGCGGGTCCGGTGCGTGGCCGCCACCGAGCAGGCGGTGGACGGGCACCGGGGGAAGTCGATCGTCGTGGTCTCCCACGCCGCGCCGATCCGGGCGCTGCTGACCTGGGCACTGGGTACCCCCGTCGACGTCGCGTACCGGCTGCGGGTGGACAACGCGTCGGTGTCCGGGGTGCTGGTGGATCCGCAGGGGGCGACGACGGTGTGGACGATCAACGAGACCGGCCACCTGCTCGGGTAGTGTCCACGCCGGACGAGTCGGCCGGGCAGTCGCGGCACCGCTTGCGGTGTCGAGGAAAGTCCGGGCTCCACAGGGCAGGGTGGTTGTCAACGGCAACCCGGGGTGACCCGCGGGACAGTGCCACAGAGAACAGACCGCCGGCCGGTGCTCGCGCACCGCGCCGGTAAGGGTGAAACGGTGGTGTAAGAGACCACCAGCGCGCCGGGTGACCGGCGCGGCTCGGTAAACCCCACCCGGAGCAAGGTCGAGAGCCGGTCGGAGACGGCCGGTGCGCAGGTGTTCGAGGGCGGCCCGCCCGAGCCTGCGGGTGGACCGCACGAGCGCACCGGTGACGGTGCGCCCAGATGGATGACTGCCGAACGGGAGGCCGCGAGGCGCCCGGGAACAGAACCCGGCTTACAGGTCGACTCGTCCCCCGACCATCAGCACCCGGTGGCCGGTACCGCCCCGCGCGGTGCCCGGCCCCGGGATCGCCGAGAGTTCGGCCGCTGTCCGCGTCGTGTTCACCTCCGGCGCCGCCCGCGGACACGGCCCCGCCGTGCACTGAGCGGGTGAACAGTCTGCTGGCCGTCGTGACGGCTCTCCTCGCGGTGCCCGCGGCCGCCGTGTCGCTGCGGCTGCGTCCCCTGACGGAACTGGACCGGCGGCTGTCCGCGGTCGACGCCGAACTCGACGCCGCCCGCTGACCCGGCGCCCGGTCGGGTCAGGTCTTGGTCAGCACCACGATCAGGATCACGATCGCGGCGATGATCAGCACCGCACCGATCCCGATCAGCACCTTCGCGTTCAGGGCGCCGCCCGGTTGCTGGCGCTTCAGGTCCTCGTCGTCTGTGTTCTGCCCGGCCATCGTCGGTTCCTTCCCACTGCCCACTGCGGAATGCGCCGGCGGTCGTCCGGCGGCGATGTGTCTCAGACTGTTGTGCCCCGCCGGGCGCCGATCACACCGGTTCCGACCATCAGGACGAGACCGGAGACGGCGAGCCTGGCAGGCCCTCGGCGACGAACCCGACCACGCTCACGGCCGACCACGCCACCGGGAGCACGAGCAGGAGTCTCGCCATGCCTCCATTCCTACCCCACCGCCCCGCGGGCCCGGCCCACTAGCCTCGGACCGGTGAGCCAACGGAGGATCTACTCGTCTGCCGCGCCGATCGACTTCGCCGCGATCCGCGCCGAACAGAACGTGCCCACGGCGTTCTCGCCGGAGGTGGAGGCCGACGCCGCGGCGGCGGTCGCAGCGGGCCCGTTCGTCGCGCCCGACCGTGACGACCGCACCGACCTGCCCCTGGTGACGGTCGACCCGCCCGGGTCGATGGATCTCGACCAGGCCGTGCACCTGACCCGTGCCGACGACGGCCTCGGCTACGTGGTGCACTACGCCATCGCCGACGTCGCCGCCTGGGTCCGGCCCGGCGGCCCGGTCGACGAGGAGTCCTGGCGGCGCGGACAGACGCTCTACAGCCCCGACCTCTCGACCCCGTTGCATCCCCGCGCGCTCTCGGAGGGCGCCGGCAGTCTGCTGCCGGACCAGCGTCGCCCCGCCGTGCTGTGGACGATCACGCTGGACACCGCCGGTGAGGTCACCGACGTGGGACTGGAACGGGCCTGGGTCCGTTCCCTCGCCCGGCTGGACTACCCCGGCGTCCAGGCCGATGTCACCGCGGGCACGCTGCACCCGTCGATCGCGCTGCTGCCCGACGTCGGCAAGCTGCGGCAGGGCCTGGCCCGGCAGCGGCACGCGCTGACCCTCGACCTGCCGGACGTGGAGATCGTGGCCACCGGCGGCACCGGCCGCGCCCGCGGTTGGGACCTGGTGCTGCGGGCGCTGCCGGACGTGGAGGCCTGGAACGCCGAGATCAGCCTGCTCACGGGGATGTGTGCGGCACGCATCATGCTCGACGGCGGGGTGGGGATCCTGCGCACGCTGCCGGACCCGTCGGACAAGCAGGTCGCCGAACTGCGGCGCGCCACCGCGGCGCTGGGCATCCCGTGGCCGGACGGCGTCGCCCCCGCGGACGTGGTGGCCCAGCTCGACCCGGCCGAGCCCCGGCAGGCGGCGTTCCTGGAGTACGCG is drawn from Nakamurella deserti and contains these coding sequences:
- a CDS encoding Nif3-like dinuclear metal center hexameric protein translates to MPDPRTVTLAEVRATLDAAYPPALAEDWDTGIGLTCGDPAQPVGTVLLAVDVDPVTVDEAVEVGADLLLTHHPLLFRPVQSVAADTAKGRLIHRLIRGGVAHLAAHTNADRAAGGVNDALAAALGLTDTRPVAPADADPALGLGRIGTLAAPTTARAFAAAIAAALPATVTGARLAGDPDRRIRRVAVCGGSGGSLLSTVSGAGVDAFVTSDLGHHVAQEYVSGGDDRPVLVDVAHWAGEWPWLPVAAALLERELGVRAVVSERRTDPWTARA
- a CDS encoding glycoside hydrolase family 3 protein: MNPTEPDTTALTDLVSRLDLASKVRLLTGATAFTLPPEPRIGLGELRLSDGPTGVRGLKFAGGRVVSLFPNATLLASAWDVDGAYEVGRLLAEEALVQQIHVVLGPTINLHRSLLGGRLFEAYSEDPLLTGHLAAAYVRGMQDAGVAACLKHLVANESETERNTVNSVVDEATLRELYLLPFEIAATDAHAWTMMAGYNDVNGVAATEQVHVNSGIVKGEWAWDGLLMSDWTATKTTAASANGGQDLVMPGPVGPWGDALVAAVQAGEVAETTVDDHVVRLLRLAGRVGALGDLREYPTDLPAPDSAVRRRQLRDLATAGMTVLTNEGVLPLAGSGGVAVIGRHAVETAGMGGGSAQVNAPYQVSVADGLTALLGDRVTVVDGVEVRTKAVAALPAMVTDPESGLPGVGFTLYDAAGTVLERRSSPTATTVVGFDDDFEGTVARIRLQARLTSDGPLDIGTIGVGDWRLRVDGRTSDWTLAVANPGPGAELLDPPSRATPVAVPAGTEVEAVLEVPALAPGSPALAGLIVRRSAREVDTVLAEAAAAAAAADVAVVVVGLTAEQETEAVDKSTLALPGRQDDLVRAVAAAAAKTVVVINAATPVLMPWLDEVDAVLVVGLPGQEAGHAVAAVLTGAAEPSGRLVTTWPVADGATPAWNVTPVDGAVVYDEGTFIGYRGHHAGRAPAPAFWFGHGLGYTSWDYSDVTAHGDPAVSTTVSVTVHNTGDRDGREVVQLYFAPADPAQPVRLVGWTPVTVAAGGSATVTVTGDPRMWRRWEGGPDGSWATLPSAGELLLARGLGDIRERITVG
- a CDS encoding low molecular weight protein-tyrosine-phosphatase translates to MRQSRRDETDDRFHVSVVCTGNICRSPMAAVILRHAVEEAGLADRVRVTSAGTGPWHAGGPAHANTRRVLADAGFDTDHIAHQITRDEMPTVDLLLAADRTHLAALTSLDGPAGRGRRAPAAAVGSSRIVLFRSFDPDADSDEIPDPYGGPHEEYVQVMTMVRAAVPGIVAEIRRRLG
- a CDS encoding SURF1 family protein codes for the protein MTLTARPTPPAPAPRRAGIRAILTPGWLAVVALATVFAGACWFVLAPWQYHRHQEREALNDQIETALAAPPAPVQDLLVSGAEPPASSEFRLVTATGSFVPDEQVYVRLRQQNGSSASEVVLPFKLTDGTRVLIDRGYVSNDDLKAGDLPAPVPSGEITVTGRVSADQPDPSNRPRQEVDGRIDVYGIDSAVLLGDEPGARLGFVQLVDGTPGVLNEIGVPDRDGGPFLSYALQWAVFGAVALLAAGFFAYREVTDPPGDDPETTGAASPGPPTDPTADPADAADVAAVPGSAAGPPGRAPAAPGTVGTGKPRKPRFDKSQLYD
- a CDS encoding histidine phosphatase family protein, producing MNRRSRDRAAGVTSVLIVRHGETTWGAAGRYAGQVDVPLTDLGRRQSRQVARRLAPLAADVVLTSPLDRCRATAEAIAASASARRGPRCEVRVDERLTDQSLGEWTGRSETEIAGRWPADFRRWRDDVHAAPPAGESLADLRVRCVAATEQAVDGHRGKSIVVVSHAAPIRALLTWALGTPVDVAYRLRVDNASVSGVLVDPQGATTVWTINETGHLLG
- a CDS encoding zinc ribbon domain-containing protein → MPLKLDPFVQRTLLDLAATDRVISSAEHRRSHLPALAVIADGEARATVVRRAVVAAETEVSDLQRATNKLDTEVEQVRARARRDADRLASGSASPKELENLQHEIESLKRRQATLEDAELELMEQREAAEGVLAAARRDLAAIDAETAEAVATRDAAFAEIDAVLATEREKRAALVPRFPDDVLALYTRVKDQGRVAAGELLGGRCGACRMEIDRTALGELKAAPVDAVVRCPECGAILVRA
- the araA gene encoding L-arabinose isomerase, which translates into the protein MTASRAQVWFLTGSQGLYGPETLDQVAAQSREIAETLDAAKEIDADVVWRPVLTTADAIRRTMLEANSGDDCVGVVAWMHTFSPAKMWIAGIDALRKPLLHLHTQAGESLPWAEIDMDFMNLNQAAHGDREFGYIQTRLGAARKTVAGYAAHPEVQASVGSWVRAAKGAAKIRSLKLARFGDNMRDVAVTEGDKVEAQRRFGVSVNTYGVNDLVEIVDAVGDAEVDTLAATYDEQYDVMASLRPGGEQRESLRYAARIELGMRQFLTAGGFGAFTTNFEDLGGLRQLPGIAVQRLMADGYGFGGEGDWKTSVMLATIKAMGEGRSGGTSFMEDYTYHLVPGEEKILGAHMLEVCPTITSSRPKAEIHPLGIGGRQDPVRLVFDADPGAAVIVGIADMGERFRLVLNAVDVVAPTEPLPKLPVARAVWEPQPDFRTSTQAWLTAGGPHHTVLSTAVGVEEIDDFAEMMRTELLVIDNDTTMRGFTKEIRWNQAYHRLAQGF
- a CDS encoding aldose 1-epimerase family protein; amino-acid sequence: MTDRPDEWRLHSGGYAAAVTAVGATLRSLTLDGRDLVVPFPAGAVRPLYRGAHPVPWPNRIADGRYTFRGVTHQAALNEVDRGHALHGLAHWVRWEATDVAADRLVLVHDLVAQDGYPFPLRLQITLVLDGDGLHTTLEANNTGTGEAPYGCCPHPYLVAGAGPLDSWELTAPVARRLEVDERLVPTGLVAVDSVDNDFRTPDVIGGREIDHCFTDVTFDDGVAVVRVVDPAAGTGVELSWGAWAPWLQIHTGDRPEPEHDRAGLAVEPMNCPPDAFNLPDAEVPVLAAGATHTASWSIRGI
- a CDS encoding L-ribulose-5-phosphate 4-epimerase; translation: MSPLSIAAEITRLRREVSDLHAELTRYDLVVWTAGNVSARVPGADLLVVKPSGVDYNDLTPENMVVTDFDGTVVEGDHAPSSDAAAAGYVYRHMDRVGGVVHTHSTFATSFAARREPIPCVLTMMADEFGGEIPVGPFALIGDDSIGRGIVETLRHSRSKAVLMANHGPFTVGGTARAAVKAAAMCEEVARTVHMARQGGAVHPIDQTDIDALYDRYQNAYGQH